The Acidaminococcales bacterium genome contains a region encoding:
- a CDS encoding transposase yields MGRSKGGLNTKIHAIVDGLGNPVEFLLSPGNEHDSSHAIKLLAKTDVSQSNVLGDKAYGAKAIRDFIVLSNGRHTIPPPSNVKQPWDYDRHVYKGRHLVECFSQKNQVVSMCCNPLRQVG; encoded by the coding sequence GTGGGGCGTTCAAAGGGAGGCCTTAATACAAAAATACACGCAATTGTGGACGGCTTGGGCAACCCGGTGGAGTTTTTGCTTTCGCCGGGGAATGAACACGACTCCTCACATGCCATCAAGTTGCTTGCCAAAACCGACGTCTCGCAAAGCAATGTTTTGGGTGACAAGGCTTATGGCGCAAAAGCGATCAGGGATTTCATTGTTTTGAGCAACGGGCGGCACACAATCCCACCGCCGTCCAACGTGAAACAGCCGTGGGACTACGACAGACACGTCTACAAGGGGCGCCATTTGGTTGAATGTTTTTCCCAAAAAAATCAAGTGGTTTCGATGTGTTGCAACCCGCTACGACAAGTCGGATAA